The DNA window GCCTCCCCGTAAAGCGGCGACTGCGTATCGCATTCCCCGGGATGGGTTTCACCCTACGCCGCAGGAACCCGGAACGGTTTGGGAAAGCCGTCCGCCACCGGTGCCGTTTTGGTATGAGCCAATAACCGGCAAAGAGGAATGGATTCACTTGCTCGGAACGACGAGCGGACAGTGGGACATCTATTACGGCATCATTTGGGGAACGCGTACGGCGTTCAAGGCCGGCCTTACGGTTACGATAGCAGTCGTCGTCATTGGTATTCTGACCGGTTCTATTTCGGCATATTACGGCGGAAGAATCGACAACGTAATCATGCGCATTACGGATATCTTCATGTCCTTCCCCTTCTTTTTGGCCGCGCTTACCCTGTCGACGATTCTCACGCCCAAAATGGGACGCAGTATTTTTCCGGCCATTGTTGCCTTGATCGCATTTGGTTGGATGGGTTATGCGCGCCTGGTGCGCGGCGACATCCTTTCAGTGAAAGAGCGCGACTACGTCATGGCTGCGCGGGTCGTTGGCGCAGGCGATCGGCGTATTTTGTTCCGTCACATTTTGCCCAACGCCATTTTCCCAACGCTGGTCGTCGCTTCCATGGACGTTGGCACCTACGTGCTCAGCTTCGCAGCCTTGAGTTTCCTCGGCGTCGGCACCGAAGTGGGATACGCCGACTGGGGCCAAATCATCTCCTTTGCCAGAGATTGGATCACCGATTTGGCGGACTACTGGTTCGTGGTAGTCTATCCCGCTTTGGCGATCGTGTTCTTTGTCCTGGCGTGGAATCTCATCGGTGATGCCGTACGCGATCTCTTCGATCCGCGCTTACGCGGCACGACATAATAAACCCATCACAACCCAGAATATCGATCGGACAACCATTGTTTTCAGATACACGGTTGTCCGATTGTCTTGGGAGTATATTGAGCGGTGGAATCAAGAGACGAATACGAAGGCCTATATAAGCCCGATCCTTCTCGCCAGGATGCATATCGGTTTCGAAGGCTGCGTTACGGGCTGTTTTTTGGCATCATCGGCGCGCTGGCCTATTCATGCGCCGCCTGGGGAGTCGATGGGTTCGACCTTTCTCAATCGCACGCGATATACCCTTGGTTGAAATTGGGCCTGGGAACCTGGATTTGTGTAATTATAGGTGGGGCTGCAAGCTTATTCACGGTGATTAAAGATCGCGGCCAGGTCAGTGTGGTGGTATGGTTGTTCACCGGTGTTGCCTTCGGATTGCTAGTGGGGCACATTCCGTTTGAAGGCGCGACAATGCTGCTGAATCGATTCGACCCGGATTTGTCCCGTCTCATCGCCTATCCATTTCATGAAGGGGCGCGCACGCGTACGATTTTTGCGATCGTTGGCAGCGCGGGCATTTTCTTGATCGCCGGTCCGTTCTTGCCCTCCCTGGTGGATATCAGCAGTAAGGCCGGGAAGTTTTTCGAACGCTGGATGCCAATCGTGGTTTGGGCAGGTTTATTTGTTCTTGCTGGCTCGTTGGCTGATAGCGTCGTCAATCAACCCTTGCGTTCTCCGGTCATCGTAATGGACGAGTTGGTTCAATTCAAACTGGATCATGAAGGGATCCCCATCGAACATGAAGAGGCGCTTGAGATGCACGTTTCCGCATTGGGGTCGATCACGGATTTAATTCAGCGCCCTCGGCGGCTCATTCTGGGTGGTTACGACGTCACGCTGGTATCGATCGATGTGTTAATTGATTTCGACGGGGTTTGGGTGAAATGTGCGGTGCTGGATGATCAACCCGGATATTGCCGACGTATAGAATAGCGGTAAAATTTGATTTGCTCCTGAGGATGCTTTTCAAGCCGGTGCGTGAGCGGCCATCCATCTTCCTCGATTCGACATCCACCTGACGGCCTGGCTTTGCTTGGGAAAAAAGTGCAATATTGTCCGCCGTCAAGCATGTGCTAGAATGAGGACCATGAAAACCCCTCGGATCCTCATCGTCGATGACCAGCATGAGGTCGTACGCATGCTGCGCTCGAGTCTCGAGCTGTCGGGCCGGGCATGCTCGGTGATCGACGTCAACTCCGGTGAGGAAGCGCTCATCGAGTTGACACGAGGCCCGATCCATTTGCTCATCACGGACCTGCGCTTGCCGGGGATATCTGGAATCGATTTGTTACAGCGCTACAGGCAACTACATCCCAACGCTCGCAGCATCGTCATCACCGGGCAGCCGGCGAATGAACTCAAATCACGGGCGGAAGAACTGGGTGTCGTCGCCTTCTTCCAAAAGCCGATTGGGACCAGTTTCTTCCTCGAAGCCGTGGATCGGGCGCTGGAGAGTTTCGCGGGGGAGGAAGATTCGATGGGACTTCAAAAAGGAAAGTCCGAGGTCGAGAATATCCTCAACCAGGTTCTCCATACGCTCAGCGCAGATTTGACCTTGTTGATCGACGCGCATGGGGAAATCATCGCGCAGGCCGGGGAGAACGACGTGCCCGATCTTGAAACGACGTTGCTGTCGATCAGCGGTGCCTTCAATGCAGGCCAGAAGACCTCGGCGCTGTTGGGATCGAGTTTTCCGGGGAGCATCCAATATTTCGACGGCGACACGCACGATCTCTATCTCGCCAGCGTGGGAACCGCCCATGCTCTCGTCATCATCCTGCGCAGCGGGCAGGAAACCGTCAAGATGGGTGCGATCGTGCATTATGGCAAGCGGGCCGCCGCGGCATTGCTGGAACACTTTACTCCGGGCGGTCCGGCAGCTTCAAAACGGCAGTCCGCGAGCGTGCAGCACGCACTCGAGTGGAAGGAATTCAAAGTCGATGAAACGCACCCCGGCATCGAACACGACAGCCAGGATTGGACGGGATCCAAGCTGAAGGTCAAATCGGATGAAGCCTTGAAAGATGATGCGGAGAGTTATTGGCGCAAAATGGCGGACGACACCTCCGAGTACGAAGTGGAAGATGAGGACATTTTGACCTTTCGTGAGGCTCGCGAACGCGGTTTGATGACGAACGACCCCGAAACGATCGAGTGATCGTCCGTGCCATCCCGTGGGACTGCGCCGTTTGGGGTGTTGGACATCGGAAGCGTGTGTTACAATTTGCAGCGCTTAGGCCGAACGGTCAAACTTTGGGGCGTGGTGCAATGGCAGCACACCGGACTTTGAATCCGTGGATCCAGGTTCGAGTCCTGGCGCCCCATCTCAGATTGTGAAAAAAGACTTAACCCCTGTGCAAGACGATAAACCTCCATCCTGTAAACCCTACCCGCATCTCAGGCAACGAGCCTCGAGTGGAAGAAGTCATCTTCCTGGTAAGCAGCGCGGATGTTTGCCGTCCTCATTCAACATCTACTGCAATCCGACCGGTCATCGAGGAGGTGGTCATGATTTGTGATGCCGTAATCTTGGCTGCAGGTTTGGGCACGCGCATGAAATCGGATACGCCCAAAGTGCTGCATACGCTGGGAGAACGTCCAATCCTCACCTGGGTCGTGGATTCCTGTCGGGAGGCCACGCAGAACGCTCCGATTGTGGTCGTCGGTCCGGATGCCGACGAGATACGAAACCAGATGGCGGCGGATGTGCGCTACGTTGTGCAGGAGAAACGATTGGGCACCGGCCATGCCACATTGCAGGCGCGCGATGCGCTGAACAAGAAGGCGGATCTCGTCTTGATCGTCAATGCGGACCTGCCTTTAATCGAAGCGGATACGTTGAAACGGTTGATTTCCGTCCAGGAAGGCAACAGTGGACCACTTTCGATTCTAAGCGCTAAAACCCCGCAAGCTCGCGGTTTTGGACGAATACTGCGTTCGGCTGATGACCGAATCCTGGGCGTTATCGAAGCGGCGCACGCCACGCCGGAGCAGCTTGCGATCGAAGAGTTGAATGTGGGCGCGTACGCAGCCCGAGCAGAATGGTTGTGGGATCAGCTCTCCGAATTGCCGCTTTCTCCGAAGGGAGAATACTATCTCACAGACCTGGTGATGCTGGCGGCAAAAGCAGGGCAGCCAGTGGGCAGTGCGGAGGTGGGGGATCTGAGTGAGGTCATCGGGATCAACAACCGCCTGCATCTGGCGGAGGCAGAGGCGGCGCTGCGCACCAGGATCAATCGACGCTGGATGCTCGCGGGGGTGACGCTTGTCGATCCGCAAACTGCATACATCGGCCCGGATGTAGAAATTGGGAATGATACGCTCATTTTACCCAACACGCATCTGCAGGGAAAAACGGTGGTCGGCAGCCGCTGCCGTCTGGGACCGAACACGATCTTGCGCGACACTGCCATCGGCAACGGCTGCGAGGTGACCGCCTCGGTGCTGGAAGGCGCCGTGCTGGAAGATGACGTGGATGTTGGACCTTTCGCTCATTTACGCAGCGGCGCCCGGCTGTGCCGCGGCGTTCACATGGGGAATTTCGGCGAGGTCAAGAACAGTACCCTGAAGGCGGGTGTGAAGATGGGACATTTCTCGTATGTCGGGGACACGATGGTCGGAGAGAGTACGAATATCGGTGCGGGAACGATCACATGCAATTACGACGGCGAACGAAAACACCCGACGGAAATCGGCGCCGAAGCTTTCATCGGCAGCGATACAATGTTGGTAGCGCCGGTGAAGATCGGTGCGAAGGCCCGTACGGGCGCCGGATCGGTGGTGACGCGGGACGTTCCCGACGGCGCAGTGGCTGTCGGGGTTCCTGCACGCGTCGTGCGAAAGCCGGATAAAGGGGAATAACATGCTCGTGGGTACGTTGGTTTTTGTTGCACTTCTTCTTTCCGAGGCGCTCATTGCCCTGGTTCGCGCCTCATTCGTCAACAGCCATCACGCCAAACTCAGAGCGTTGGTGGAGAACGGCGTTCGACGAGCCGCACTCGCCGTGCGCGTTGCGGAAGAAGCCAGACGGCTCATTCTTACTTTTGCCATCGCGCTAAACATCAGCCGCCTGGCGGTAATTGGCGTCGCTTTGGTCGTCTATAGCCTTCCGCTGCACGATCGAGGCCTGACACCTTTAATTTCCATCGGCAGCATCCTGCTCGGTGTGGGGATACTGATGGGGTTGTTGGAATTTCTGGTCGACAACCTGGCTTTGCGAAATCCGGAGCGCTGGGCGGTACGCTTGAGCGCCGTCGCTTACGCCGTTCGCATCATCATGTCACCGCTGAGTTGGTTGTTGTCGCGCTTCGCCATGCAAATCAACGGGCATGCCGAAGAGCGCTCCTATCCGTTGGTTACCGAAGAGGAAATCATGACGCTGGTGGATGCAGGGGAAGAGGACGGGGTCATCGAAGAAGAAGAAAAGGCGATGATCTATTCGATCTTCCAGCTCGCCGACACCCTGGTCCGCGAGGTGATGGTGCCCAGGATCGACATGTTGGCCTTCGAGCGCGAGACCTCGCTCGTCGAAGCCACCGAATCGTTGCTGCGCACCGGCTTCTCCCGCGCGCCCGTGTTTGCGGAAACCATCGATAACATCGTCGGATTGCTGTATGCGAAGGACATCCTCGCGGCGTGGAAGGAGGGCGGTCAGCATGAGACCGTCCGCAATCTCTGCCGGGAAGCTTATTTCGTGCCGGAGGCCAAGCGTGTGGATGATCTGCTCACGGAAATGCAGGTCAAGCAGGTGCATATGGCCATCGTGGTGGATGAATACGGCGGAACCGCAGGTTTGGTGACCATCGAGGATCTGGTCGAGGAAATCGTCGGGGAAATTCGCGACGAATACGATTATGCGGAGGAGCTGCCTTTCCAGAAGCTGCAGGAAGGTGAATTCCTCTTCAGCGGCCGCATCGATCTCGATGACGTCAACTTGATGACGGAAGCACAGTTGCCCAAGGAGACGAGCGAAACGCTCGGTGGATTCATCTACAGCCGCCTGGGGAAAGTGCCGGTGAAAGGGGAAGTCGTAGAGGCCGGTGGATTACGGCTCGTTGTGGAAGAGGTGAGCGGTCGGCGAATTCGTAAAATTCGCGCCCGCCGGTTGAAACCACGCATACCGGAGACGGAACATGACGATCACAAAAACGCAGCGGAGTGAATTGATTCGAGAAGCGATCGAGGCTCGGCGTGGTGCGTATGCGCCCTATTCGGGTTATGCCGTGGGGGCCGCGCTGTTGACCGTTTCGGGCAAAGTCTACCGCGGAGCAAACGTGGAAAACGCAGCCTATCCAACGAGCATGTGCGCCGAGCGGGTGGCCCTCTTCAACGCAGTGTCCGAGGGGGAGCGCCAGTTCGCGGCCATCGCAGTCGCAACGGAGAACGGAGGTTTCCCCTGTGGTTCGTGCCGGCAGGCGCTGTCCGAGTTCGGTCTGGATATGCGGGTGATTGTCGTGGATAGCGAGGGACTGCTGAATGCCGAACTCGGACTCGAGGAACTCCTGCCTCGGGCTTTTGGACCGGACGATTTCAAATAACTGTAAACAACGAATTCAGGATTGCGTAGTAGGGTCGCTGCCTTCGTCGAAGGGTATTGTCTCACACCTGCGCATGTCCTCGCGCATGGCCTGACCGCCTACCGGTAATAATCGTACACCTCGTCTGTGACTTCGAAAAACGAATAGGGCTTGCTGTACTGCGAGTAGAAAACCCGATCCGGCAGAAGTTCGAGTGATGCGCCGAAGTAGGTATCGAAGATCACGCGGAACGAATTGACTGGTGTGATGGTCGGATACAGCGCTTCCTCACCCCCGTCCGGCAGATAGTATGCGTTGAAAATGGAAAGGCGTTCGTGTGTGTAGGGCAGGATGTCCGTTTCGGCCTTCGGCCCATGGTCGCCTTGAATGACGATGATGGGCGGCGTTTCGGACTTGGCGAGAATGGCGTCGATGACCTGGATCATGCGATCGTTGACGAACATCAACTGCTCGCGATAACCATCGATCCAACTCTGCAATTCCTCCGGCCTGTAGTCACCGTAGCCGAAACCAAGGGAGAACGGCGCATTGGGTGTCACCGGATTTCCGTTGCGATCGAAAACGAACGGGGGATGAGGCGCGATGATGTGGGCGAAGACGAAATGCGGTCCTTCGAGATCGGGAACATCCATCAGGTGTTCGAAGGCGTTCAACGTGCGCGCCCGGCGCACCTCATAGGGGTAGCGCAGTTCCTTGATGAAGCTGGGCAGGACGATCAAACCGTCGGTGATGATTCTCCCTGCGGAGTTGTAGACCAGCATGCTTTCGAAGGGAGTCACGGCGCTCAAGCTGACGATCTCGTCCATCGTGCCCGCGCTGTAATAGACGTCCGCATCTTGGAGGTCGGTGCCGGCAAGTCCGGTGGGGAATGCCACGGTCTTATAGCCGATGGCTTCGAGAGCCGTGCGGACCCTGCTGTGCTTCAACAGACTCCACAGCACGTCGCGGCTCTTGTCCTTCGGGTCGAGATCCGGGATCATGTCCTGGATGTATTCCATGTTGGTGGAGGATGTGATAGAGAGGCTCGTTTGAGCGTAATTCGGGCGGCTGTAGTCGCCGATGTAGAAACCGCGCTCGCGGAGTTCATCGAGGAAAGGGGTATTGTCGTAGTTGAATATTTCTTGAATGATGTCCGCACGCCCGTAGGCGTCCAGGATGATGTAATACACGTCGGGCGCTTCTTCTCCGGGGGGAAGTTGAAGTTGAATCACCGGGCGCGTGTGGATCGTGTCTGCCGTCGCACGACCCGAGGCCGATTCGATCTGGTACTGCACGATGGTGAAGATGGGCAAGATGAGCGCGGCGATCGAGGTGATGTTGAGGGCATTGTTCAGGGACCGCAGATTCGACCGGCTGCGCACGACGAAAAAGGTGGCGAGGATGAAGAGCAGAGCCCACGTGGGAATCATGTAGCGGTGTCGTCCGATCGCCGCCAGGTGTTCCGATTTTTTCAGCAGTTCGTAGATGTGGCCGTAGGAGAAAAACAGGAGGACGGCGGCGGTTACGATCAAGCCGGCCTTCAGCCAATCTTTCGTCAGCCAGCGGGCGACGAGCAGCAGAAGCAGCGCGGCGAGCAAGGTGACGACGAGCGAGCGGAGTGCGTCCTGCGGCACCGCCCACTCGATGTTGTAAGCCAGAAGTGCAAGGATGGGATAACCGGCAAACAAGAAGGGATGGAGAACGAGATTGCGTTTCATCGGATTGAGACCCTTGATACCACCTTCCTTAGGATTGAGTTCGATCAATAGGGGATTGTACCCCAATGGTGCAGGAATTCCACGTATAGATGGGGCGCTGGTATAATCGCACCATGTCAGCGCGAGATCGTGTTTATCGGACGGAAGCAGTCGTCGTGCGGCGCCAGAATCTTGGCGAAGCCGATCGTTTGCTGACTCTGTACTCGTTCGATCACGGCAAGATCAAGGCGATCGCCAAGGGAATCCGGCGGCCGCAATCTCGAAAAGCCGGTCACCTCGAACCGTTCACCCAGGTGGCACTGATGCTGGCCAAGGGCCGCGAACTCGACATCATCACCCAGGCGGAGGCGATCGAATTGTTCCCGCATCTGCGGCAGGATCTGGTTCTATTGAGCCAGGCGGCATACGTCGTGGAATTGCTGGATCGTTTCACCGTAGAACGTGACCGCAATCGCTCGCTCTATCGGCTTTTGGTGAACACATTGGAGCGTTTGGAAGCCGGTGCAGACCCGGATGCCGTACTGCGTTTCTACGAACTTCGCCTGCTCGACCTCACGGGATACAAACCCGAGCTTTTTCGCTGCGTGGAATGCGAGTTGGAGGTAAAACCGGAGGATCAGTACTTTTCCTTTTCGTCCGGCGGGATCTTATGTCCGGTTTGCGGACCCGGCAGGGAGCGGGCCCGGCCGATTTCCCTGGCGGCTTTGAAGGTCCTGCGGCATTACCAGCGCAATACGTTCGCCTCCGCTTCCACGGTTCGCATTCGGGCGAAAACGTATCGGGAGATCGAATCATTGATGGAAGATTATCTGTCTTTCGTCCTGGAGCGAAAGCTCAACAGTCCGGCATTCATACGACGCGTGCGGCGCACGATTCGAGATCAACCGGAACCCGACACCATCACAGAATAGCGAGGAACCGAATTTGGACGATAAATCAGGCCCGACTCTGCAAAACGTAATCCTACGGCTGCAGGAGTTTTGGGCGAATCAAGGCTGTGTCATCTGGCAGCCCTACCACACCGAAGTCGGGGCGGGAACGATGAACCCGGCCACATTCCTGCGAGTGCTCGGCCCGGAATCGTGGTGGGTGGCCTACGTCGAGCCGTCGATCCGACCGGCGGACGGCCGTTACGGCGAAAATCCCAACCGTTGGCAGCACTACTACCAGTTTCAGGTGATCTTGAAGCCGGATCCCGGCGATCCCATCGAGCGCTACCTCCAATCTCTCGTCGCCCTGGGCATCAAGCCGGAAGAACACGACATCCGCTTTGTTGAAGACAATTGGATTTCACCCGCGCTCGGCGCCTGGGGGTTGGGTTGGGAAGTGTGGCTGGACGGCCAGGAGATCACGCAATACACCTATTTCCAACAGGCTGGCGGACAGACGTTGGATCCGGTTTCGGTGGAAATCACCTATGGTCTCGAACGCATCGTGCTGGCGCTGCAAGACGTGGACAATTTCGTCGAGATCCAGTGGAACGACCGGGTCACCTATGGTGAACTCAATCTTACCGCCGAGCAGGAGCACAGCCGCTACAACTTCGAAGCCGCGGACGTTGAACGCCTGCGGCTGCTGTACGACGAATATGAATCCGAGGCGGAAGCCTGTTTGGCGAAAGGGATGGTCTTCCCGGCGCACGATTACATCTTGAAATGCTCGCACACCTTCAATTTACTGGACGCGCGCGGCGCCATCGGGGTGACGGAGCGCGCCGCACTGTTCGGCCGCATGCGGGAACTGTCCCGTCAGGTGGCGGACGCATACGTCGAACGGCGGGAAGCATTGGGCTTCCCCCTGCGAGACCGCTGGAGCGTTTCGTGGCCACAATTGGATGGCTCGAAGGACGGCAGCCCTGCGCCCGATTCGCCGGCGGACTTTATCCTGGAAATCGGAACCGAGGAGCTGCCGCCGGAAGATCTGGACAGCGCCATCGATCAATTGAATACATCCATGCCGCGGATGCTCGAAGAACAGCGTCTCGCGCATGAGGCTGTGGAAGTCAGTGGTACCCCGCGGCGTCTGGTTGTACACGTGAGCAAGTTGGCGCCCAGCCAGGCCGACCGGGTATCGTTGGTGAAGGGACCCCCGGCAGAACGTGCCTTCGATGAACAGGGTGAACCAACCAAGGTCGCAGAAGGGTTCGCACGCAGTAAAAACGTGGCCGTGGAGGACCTCGATGTGCAGGAAATCGATGGCGGCCGCTACGTAGTGGTGGAAGTGCGCGAGGCAGGAGTGTCGGCGGATGAAGTGTTGACCGAAACCCTACCGGCGACGATCGCGGGGCTGCGTTTTGAAAAATCGATGCGCTGGAATCAAAGCGGCGTCGCCTTCTCACGGCCC is part of the Anaerolineales bacterium genome and encodes:
- a CDS encoding ABC transporter permease; the encoded protein is MENQKINKDELKKIERRKQLLEVTLDGLPERKISRLERALGPEPYRILKGLVTNPLSIAGFLILAIFIFIAVAAPVLAPPRKAATAYRIPRDGFHPTPQEPGTVWESRPPPVPFWYEPITGKEEWIHLLGTTSGQWDIYYGIIWGTRTAFKAGLTVTIAVVVIGILTGSISAYYGGRIDNVIMRITDIFMSFPFFLAALTLSTILTPKMGRSIFPAIVALIAFGWMGYARLVRGDILSVKERDYVMAARVVGAGDRRILFRHILPNAIFPTLVVASMDVGTYVLSFAALSFLGVGTEVGYADWGQIISFARDWITDLADYWFVVVYPALAIVFFVLAWNLIGDAVRDLFDPRLRGTT
- a CDS encoding response regulator, yielding MKTPRILIVDDQHEVVRMLRSSLELSGRACSVIDVNSGEEALIELTRGPIHLLITDLRLPGISGIDLLQRYRQLHPNARSIVITGQPANELKSRAEELGVVAFFQKPIGTSFFLEAVDRALESFAGEEDSMGLQKGKSEVENILNQVLHTLSADLTLLIDAHGEIIAQAGENDVPDLETTLLSISGAFNAGQKTSALLGSSFPGSIQYFDGDTHDLYLASVGTAHALVIILRSGQETVKMGAIVHYGKRAAAALLEHFTPGGPAASKRQSASVQHALEWKEFKVDETHPGIEHDSQDWTGSKLKVKSDEALKDDAESYWRKMADDTSEYEVEDEDILTFREARERGLMTNDPETIE
- the glmU gene encoding bifunctional UDP-N-acetylglucosamine diphosphorylase/glucosamine-1-phosphate N-acetyltransferase GlmU: MICDAVILAAGLGTRMKSDTPKVLHTLGERPILTWVVDSCREATQNAPIVVVGPDADEIRNQMAADVRYVVQEKRLGTGHATLQARDALNKKADLVLIVNADLPLIEADTLKRLISVQEGNSGPLSILSAKTPQARGFGRILRSADDRILGVIEAAHATPEQLAIEELNVGAYAARAEWLWDQLSELPLSPKGEYYLTDLVMLAAKAGQPVGSAEVGDLSEVIGINNRLHLAEAEAALRTRINRRWMLAGVTLVDPQTAYIGPDVEIGNDTLILPNTHLQGKTVVGSRCRLGPNTILRDTAIGNGCEVTASVLEGAVLEDDVDVGPFAHLRSGARLCRGVHMGNFGEVKNSTLKAGVKMGHFSYVGDTMVGESTNIGAGTITCNYDGERKHPTEIGAEAFIGSDTMLVAPVKIGAKARTGAGSVVTRDVPDGAVAVGVPARVVRKPDKGE
- a CDS encoding hemolysin family protein, coding for MLVGTLVFVALLLSEALIALVRASFVNSHHAKLRALVENGVRRAALAVRVAEEARRLILTFAIALNISRLAVIGVALVVYSLPLHDRGLTPLISIGSILLGVGILMGLLEFLVDNLALRNPERWAVRLSAVAYAVRIIMSPLSWLLSRFAMQINGHAEERSYPLVTEEEIMTLVDAGEEDGVIEEEEKAMIYSIFQLADTLVREVMVPRIDMLAFERETSLVEATESLLRTGFSRAPVFAETIDNIVGLLYAKDILAAWKEGGQHETVRNLCREAYFVPEAKRVDDLLTEMQVKQVHMAIVVDEYGGTAGLVTIEDLVEEIVGEIRDEYDYAEELPFQKLQEGEFLFSGRIDLDDVNLMTEAQLPKETSETLGGFIYSRLGKVPVKGEVVEAGGLRLVVEEVSGRRIRKIRARRLKPRIPETEHDDHKNAAE
- the cdd gene encoding cytidine deaminase, with the protein product MTITKTQRSELIREAIEARRGAYAPYSGYAVGAALLTVSGKVYRGANVENAAYPTSMCAERVALFNAVSEGERQFAAIAVATENGGFPCGSCRQALSEFGLDMRVIVVDSEGLLNAELGLEELLPRAFGPDDFK
- a CDS encoding sulfatase-like hydrolase/transferase, encoding MKRNLVLHPFLFAGYPILALLAYNIEWAVPQDALRSLVVTLLAALLLLLVARWLTKDWLKAGLIVTAAVLLFFSYGHIYELLKKSEHLAAIGRHRYMIPTWALLFILATFFVVRSRSNLRSLNNALNITSIAALILPIFTIVQYQIESASGRATADTIHTRPVIQLQLPPGEEAPDVYYIILDAYGRADIIQEIFNYDNTPFLDELRERGFYIGDYSRPNYAQTSLSITSSTNMEYIQDMIPDLDPKDKSRDVLWSLLKHSRVRTALEAIGYKTVAFPTGLAGTDLQDADVYYSAGTMDEIVSLSAVTPFESMLVYNSAGRIITDGLIVLPSFIKELRYPYEVRRARTLNAFEHLMDVPDLEGPHFVFAHIIAPHPPFVFDRNGNPVTPNAPFSLGFGYGDYRPEELQSWIDGYREQLMFVNDRMIQVIDAILAKSETPPIIVIQGDHGPKAETDILPYTHERLSIFNAYYLPDGGEEALYPTITPVNSFRVIFDTYFGASLELLPDRVFYSQYSKPYSFFEVTDEVYDYYR
- the recO gene encoding DNA repair protein RecO, with protein sequence MGRWYNRTMSARDRVYRTEAVVVRRQNLGEADRLLTLYSFDHGKIKAIAKGIRRPQSRKAGHLEPFTQVALMLAKGRELDIITQAEAIELFPHLRQDLVLLSQAAYVVELLDRFTVERDRNRSLYRLLVNTLERLEAGADPDAVLRFYELRLLDLTGYKPELFRCVECELEVKPEDQYFSFSSGGILCPVCGPGRERARPISLAALKVLRHYQRNTFASASTVRIRAKTYREIESLMEDYLSFVLERKLNSPAFIRRVRRTIRDQPEPDTITE